The Zalophus californianus isolate mZalCal1 chromosome X, mZalCal1.pri.v2, whole genome shotgun sequence genomic interval agtaGTATATTGTTGAGTATTTTACAGTTCACTTGAACATTTTACTATTGATGGGCAGATGGGTTATTTCTAGTAGTTGGTTATTGGGAACATTAGTGTACTTGTTTTCCAAGGCTATACCTAttaatgcaattgctgggccatttGTTATGCATGTCTTCAACTTTACAATTTACCAGTGCTTTTCCATAGTGCTCGTACCAATTTACTCTCCCACCTGGAGTGATttagagttcctgttgctccatatccttgccaacatttattattattagtctaAGTTTTGCCAGTCTGCTAGGTGCATAATGGtatgacatttttttaatcaaggtatgatttgcatacaataaaatacacAGAACCAAGCTATGTATTATAATATAATCACTCCTGATTTACCACCAGGAAATCCTAGGCAGACTGAAAATGGCTATGAAGGCTCTTACagttaaaaagtagaaacagaacagaggctccacctgttctttcttttaaaaaaaaagattttatttttaatataaaacaataccacgtcctactgattttttttaaagatttaatttatttatttgacagagagagacacagggcgggggaacacaagcagggggagtgggagagggagagggagaagcaggctttccaccaagcagggagcccgacttgggcaCTCCTCCACCTGTTCTGACTTCACCtacctgggtcctgggatcgagcccctcataaggctccctgctcagcgggaagcctgcttctccctctcccattcccccggcttgtgttccctctttcactctctctctctctgtcaaataaataaataaaatcttaaaaaaaaaaaagaaatgagatttatACCAATACAGTTGGTATTTCTTGGAAGAGAGGAAGTCCAAGAACAGACAGAACAGGTGTGGAGGGAGGATTCTAGCCATCTGTTCTAGTGAGGTACAGTCATAGAGCAAAAAGTCGTgttggggacacctggctggctcagtcagaggagcatgcaactcttgatctgagggttgtgacatctaaaaaaaaaaaaaaaaaagtcaggtgctgaaaagaaggggagaggggcctggaagTTGAACTTAACATACCCAGTCTGTGCTGGGCCCATCTTGAATGCACAAATCTTGCATACGTAAGAATCTGTGCTTACGCCTAAGTATTTTTAGAGTGAGGCAATACCAAGTCCAGTTCTACTATTTGCAGCTCACAGAAGTACCTGTTAATGATTTCTTGTTTCCCAATGCAGGCAGAATACACCAAGAGCCCAAGTGGAACTGTTCCCTCCAATGTTCCCTCGTGCAGGTCCCTGTCATCTGCCGAGGATGGCCCCAGTGGCCATTCCAGTCTCTCAGATGGGGAGTTGGCCCGGAACTTACAGGATAGCATCAAGCACCGCATCTTCTACCTCTCCGAGCAGCTGAAAGTGGAGAAGGCCAGTAGGGATGAAAATACTGTGGGCTACCTCAAGCTGGTGTCCAAAGCCGACCGGCACCAGGCCCCCCACATCCGGCAGGCCTTCGAGAAGGTGAACCAGCGTGCCTCTGCCACCATTGCCCAAATTGAGCGAAGGCTCCGTCATTGTCACCAGCAGCTGCAGGAGCTGGAGGAAGTCCACAGGCCCAAGGGCTTAGTGCTGAAGGCAGAAAGCAGCCTGGATGAGCGCAAGCAGCCCAGCCAGAAGGCCCCGTTCTCAGAGCCTCCCAACCCAGGTAGGGAAGACAGCCTGTCCACCAGCCTGCCTGACATTGGCAGACACTTGCCCCTGGAGAGTCACTTCGCGGCCTCGCCGCAAGGGAAGCCCTCAAAGACAAAGCGTGTGGCCCAGCAGCGAAACCTGCTGTTGCAGAAGATGAAGGAAGACCTGAAAGAAGTCAGGGAACTCCACCTCGGCCTCCAGGTGTCCTATCAGAGCCTAAAGGAGAAGCGTCTGACGGACCTGCAGGTGTCACTAGAGTCCCTTCGGGAAGAGAAATACAGGTGAGCTGAAGCCCCTTCTGCGGCCTTGGCTCTGGGGACAGCAGCCCCCAGGACTGTCTTCAGGAAAGTGAAGGGGAGCGAGGACGTGGACTTggagggtcagggggaggaaGAGCGGGGAGAAACTGGTCAGTGTTTCCCTGGGCAGTTGGGCCCCACAGTGGAGAGGGCTCATCCCCTGCTTGCTGTTGCACACCTGCCTGGGTCCTCTGCTGGCAAATGAGGCCCCAGCTCAGGGCCCTGCCAGGTGGTCCCAGAAGCCATGGGCTCTGACTGGGGTAGTGAGAGGCAGTTGCGGTGGTGGTGAGCCCAGCAGATGCCCATCATCAGTCAGGGAGGGGTCCTGCATCTGCTAGAATAGCATAGTGTGGGAAGCAGGATATCTCACTGGTCATTGTCCCTTCACCTGTGCTCATAGCTGAGTTGGGGCCAAAGGTCCTGTATGGGATATTTATTCTGAAAATGTTTGTCTTCTGGGGAATGCTTTCTCCCCACTGTATGGTGGGTCAATTGCATTTTCATCTAAGACAAGACTAGGGCCCacaaataggggaaaaaagacatacTCAGTCTGTCAAAGGACCCCCACCATTCCTGTTTGGACCTTTCGTAGGGTCCTGCCGGCCTTCAGTGGTGCCATAgtctcccccccccacccgctgATGCCCACAGTCTGTTGCATCAGGTACTGCATTAGCTCTAATTCTCCCAACAGCCTGGTCATGGAAGGAGGGATTCACTTATGAACCAAGATTCTCAGTAAAGTAAGAACTTTGTGGTCCCTTAGTACCTGTGTGTATGTGGAGGGCGGGGGAAGGCATTTGGGAATCAGTCCTCTTCTGTTTTCACAGGGAAATGTTACCTGCATTTACACTGCTTGATAAATCCATAAAggacaattaaaaatattgtggGGGGGTGCGCTTGGGTGGGTGGcaccattggttaagcatccaactctcggtttcggctcaggtcatgatctcagggtcgtgggatggaaccccgcatcgggctccgtgctcagcgcggagcctgcttgagagtttctctccctctccctctgcccctcctgctcatgctgtctctctctctctctctctctctctctctctctctcaaataatacataaatctttaaacaaatgttATGGGGCAACCCACTat includes:
- the TEX28 gene encoding testis-specific protein TEX28, which translates into the protein MQAEYTKSPSGTVPSNVPSCRSLSSAEDGPSGHSSLSDGELARNLQDSIKHRIFYLSEQLKVEKASRDENTVGYLKLVSKADRHQAPHIRQAFEKVNQRASATIAQIERRLRHCHQQLQELEEVHRPKGLVLKAESSLDERKQPSQKAPFSEPPNPGREDSLSTSLPDIGRHLPLESHFAASPQGKPSKTKRVAQQRNLLLQKMKEDLKEVRELHLGLQVSYQSLKEKRLTDLQVSLESLREEKYRQALMEEQVNEHLQGHLDEIYHLKQTLACMEEKMAYLSYERAKEIWEVMETFKNRISKLETLQQVTQLEMMENFRIRPQKFMFRFVSLLLTLATIFLVFISTICACPLPLVNSRLRTCTTLMLIGLGALAWQKRHAIPATDWQAWVPSRWRLYSKDSKPLSDGT